A section of the Pseudomonas sp. Q1-7 genome encodes:
- a CDS encoding DUF1338 domain-containing protein, with translation MSANERLFTLVASVIGEPAARWVEAHVEVPAGLSAFPIGESAVHRAWLAEALNLCLFHKLVEAVPTGHTYVEEQQARGRRVLFDHGAIRTVDWPDNGALPRGRQAFARLLEPLGFADVRTYPLTRLKMTGYAYRQMDLPEEIAQFFVSELHPGRFSESFQLAVSRVVGDSRDPLDTGHKAILDTLWRQRQCSYAEALHLLPALHRAFDRQHGLVREQDYATLREESVEMAWIATEGNMFNHLTDRVADLQAVVDEQNAKGRPMKASIEVSASGRVKQTAYRAVQVQRDFVDAQGQIVQREVPGSFVEFIQREIDPDTSRLDLNFDSSNAQGIFKMTAGNS, from the coding sequence ATGTCTGCCAACGAGCGCCTGTTTACCCTGGTCGCCAGTGTGATCGGCGAACCCGCCGCCCGCTGGGTCGAAGCCCATGTGGAAGTTCCCGCCGGCCTGTCCGCCTTTCCCATCGGCGAAAGCGCCGTGCATCGTGCCTGGCTGGCCGAGGCGCTGAACCTGTGCCTGTTCCACAAGCTGGTGGAGGCCGTGCCCACAGGTCATACCTATGTGGAAGAGCAGCAGGCCAGGGGTCGCCGGGTGCTGTTCGACCATGGCGCCATCCGCACCGTCGACTGGCCGGACAACGGCGCCCTGCCCCGTGGCCGCCAGGCCTTCGCCCGTCTGCTGGAACCGCTGGGCTTCGCCGACGTGCGCACCTATCCACTGACCCGGCTGAAGATGACCGGCTACGCCTACCGGCAGATGGACCTTCCCGAGGAGATCGCCCAGTTTTTCGTTTCCGAGCTGCATCCGGGGCGTTTCAGCGAAAGCTTCCAACTGGCGGTGAGCCGCGTGGTAGGCGACAGCCGTGACCCGCTGGACACCGGCCACAAGGCCATCCTCGACACCCTCTGGCGCCAGCGCCAGTGCAGCTATGCCGAGGCCCTGCACCTGCTGCCGGCACTGCATCGCGCGTTCGACCGCCAGCACGGTCTGGTGCGGGAACAGGACTACGCGACGCTGCGCGAGGAAAGCGTGGAGATGGCCTGGATCGCCACCGAGGGCAACATGTTCAACCACCTCACCGACCGCGTCGCCGACTTGCAGGCGGTGGTAGACGAGCAGAACGCCAAGGGCCGGCCGATGAAGGCCAGCATCGAGGTTTCCGCCTCCGGCCGGGTGAAGCAGACGGCCTACCGCGCGGTGCAGGTGCAGCGGGACTTCGTCGACGCCCAGGGGCAGATCGTCCAGCGCGAAGTACCGGGCTCCTTCGTCGAATTCATCCAGCGCGAGATCGACCCGGACACTTCCCGCCTCGACCTGAACTTCGACAGCAGCAACGCCCAGGGCATTTTCAAGATGACAGCGGGCAACTCGTAG
- the azu gene encoding azurin, with protein sequence MIRKLVVASLLALASAPLLAAECTVDVQGTDQMTFDTKEIKVSKSCKTFTVNLKHTGTLAKNVMGHNWVLSKTADAQAIATEGMAVGLDKGYLNVDDPRIIAHTKMIGGGESDSVTFDVSKLAAGESYEFFCSFPGHVSMMKGTLALVD encoded by the coding sequence ATGATTCGCAAGCTCGTCGTTGCATCCCTTCTGGCCCTGGCCAGTGCACCTCTGCTGGCTGCCGAATGTACCGTGGATGTACAAGGCACTGACCAGATGACGTTCGATACCAAAGAGATCAAGGTCAGCAAGAGTTGCAAGACCTTCACCGTGAACCTCAAGCACACCGGCACCCTGGCCAAGAACGTAATGGGTCACAACTGGGTGCTGAGCAAGACCGCCGATGCCCAGGCTATCGCCACCGAAGGCATGGCCGTGGGCCTCGACAAGGGCTACCTCAACGTCGACGACCCGCGCATCATTGCACACACCAAGATGATCGGCGGCGGCGAGAGCGACAGCGTGACGTTCGATGTGTCCAAGCTGGCCGCTGGTGAAAGCTACGAGTTCTTCTGCTCCTTCCCGGGGCACGTGTCGATGATGAAAGGCACCCTGGCCCTGGTCGACTGA
- a CDS encoding LysE family transporter, whose protein sequence is MLSFFIAAMLLGFVFNAAPGAVFSETLRRGLRDGYQPALMVQIGSLVGDATWAALGLTGLALLLDSATVRYPLTIASALYLGWLGLQSLRDAHRPPQPASEDTGVSGGAFASGAALSLTNPQNIVYWAAMGGAMAAVGVAEPTPTHLAVFFSGFMLSSLLWCFICAGLVDWFRRAASTLWHRLTYLACGLCLLGLSGMTAAELLKLA, encoded by the coding sequence ATGTTGTCCTTCTTCATCGCCGCCATGCTGCTCGGATTCGTGTTCAATGCGGCGCCCGGCGCGGTTTTCAGCGAAACCCTGCGGCGCGGCCTGCGTGACGGCTACCAGCCGGCGCTGATGGTACAGATCGGCTCCCTGGTGGGCGACGCCACCTGGGCCGCCCTGGGCCTCACCGGCCTCGCCCTGTTGCTGGACAGCGCCACCGTGCGTTACCCGCTGACCATCGCCAGCGCGCTTTACCTCGGCTGGCTCGGCCTGCAGTCCCTGCGCGACGCCCATCGCCCGCCGCAACCCGCCAGCGAGGACACCGGCGTCAGCGGCGGCGCTTTCGCCTCAGGCGCGGCGCTGTCGCTGACCAACCCGCAGAACATCGTCTATTGGGCCGCCATGGGTGGCGCGATGGCGGCCGTCGGCGTGGCCGAGCCGACGCCCACCCACCTCGCGGTGTTCTTCAGCGGCTTCATGCTGTCGTCGCTGCTCTGGTGCTTCATCTGTGCCGGCCTGGTGGACTGGTTCCGCCGCGCGGCATCGACTCTCTGGCACCGCCTCACCTACCTGGCCTGCGGTCTATGCCTGTTGGGGCTGTCGGGGATGACGGCGGCAGAGCTGCTCAAGTTGGCCTGA
- a CDS encoding TIGR00730 family Rossman fold protein codes for MSLRSVCVFCGASPGAKPIYREAAALLGHTLAERGITLVYGGGAVGLMGTVADAALAAGGEVIGVIPQSLMDAEIGHKGLSRLEVVDGMHARKARMAELSDAFIALPGGLGTLEELFEVWTWGQLGYHSKPLGLLEVNSFYDKLTDFLDHLVEERFVRDQHRGMLQVGGHPETLLDRLEAWRPSSAPKWVDRKPH; via the coding sequence ATGTCCTTGCGTTCCGTCTGCGTGTTCTGCGGCGCCAGCCCTGGCGCCAAGCCGATCTACCGTGAAGCCGCCGCCCTCCTGGGGCACACCCTGGCCGAACGCGGCATCACCCTGGTCTACGGTGGTGGCGCGGTGGGCCTGATGGGCACCGTGGCTGACGCGGCCCTGGCCGCCGGCGGCGAGGTCATCGGCGTGATTCCGCAGAGCCTGATGGACGCCGAAATCGGTCACAAAGGCCTGAGCCGCCTGGAAGTGGTGGACGGCATGCACGCGCGCAAGGCGCGCATGGCCGAGTTGTCGGACGCCTTCATCGCCCTGCCCGGCGGCCTCGGCACCCTGGAAGAGCTGTTCGAAGTCTGGACCTGGGGCCAGCTGGGCTACCACAGCAAGCCACTGGGCCTGCTGGAGGTGAACAGCTTCTACGACAAGCTCACCGACTTTCTCGACCACCTGGTGGAAGAGCGCTTCGTCCGCGACCAGCACCGCGGCATGCTGCAGGTCGGCGGCCACCCGGAAACCCTGCTGGACCGCCTGGAAGCCTGGCGCCCCTCCAGCGCGCCCAAGTGGGTCGACCGCAAGCCGCACTGA
- a CDS encoding thiol-disulfide oxidoreductase DCC family protein has product MAGRERIKVYYNSACPVCKAGIEGQKGKTTACQVEWTDIHLDNGAVAEIGESLEYVRERLHLMDEQSIKRMGLDAFIVLWRHSPEEHWKARLFSLPLVHGLAQLAYKAFARLLYRWNRAKHHW; this is encoded by the coding sequence ATGGCGGGCCGTGAGCGGATCAAGGTCTACTACAACAGCGCCTGCCCGGTGTGCAAAGCCGGGATCGAAGGCCAGAAAGGCAAGACCACCGCCTGCCAGGTGGAGTGGACCGACATCCACCTGGACAATGGTGCGGTGGCGGAGATCGGCGAGAGCCTGGAGTACGTCCGCGAGCGCCTGCACCTGATGGACGAACAGAGCATCAAGCGCATGGGGCTGGATGCCTTCATCGTCCTCTGGCGGCATTCGCCGGAAGAGCACTGGAAGGCCCGGCTGTTTTCCCTGCCGCTGGTCCACGGCCTGGCGCAACTGGCCTACAAGGCCTTCGCCCGGCTGCTCTACCGCTGGAACAGGGCCAAGCATCACTGGTGA
- a CDS encoding GNAT family N-acetyltransferase, with product MTTPIEHLTTLSPTDRQRLVEVWESAVRATHHFLSEDDIQFFRPLVRDAYLDSVRLACLRDGEGRIAGFVGRVEDKVEMLFVDPARHGRGIGRALMEHALAEGASQVDVNEQNTQAVGFYLHLGFGQYDRSEVDGLGKPFPILHLRLA from the coding sequence ATGACCACCCCGATTGAACACCTGACTACCCTCTCTCCCACCGACCGCCAGCGCCTGGTGGAGGTCTGGGAAAGCGCCGTGCGCGCCACCCACCATTTCCTTTCCGAGGACGACATCCAGTTCTTCCGTCCCCTGGTACGCGATGCCTACCTGGATTCGGTGCGCCTGGCCTGCCTGCGGGACGGCGAAGGCCGCATCGCCGGCTTCGTCGGACGCGTCGAGGACAAGGTGGAGATGCTCTTCGTCGACCCCGCCCGTCATGGCCGGGGCATCGGCCGCGCATTGATGGAGCACGCCCTGGCCGAGGGTGCGAGCCAGGTGGACGTCAACGAGCAGAACACTCAGGCGGTGGGTTTCTACCTGCACCTGGGGTTCGGCCAGTACGACCGCTCGGAAGTGGATGGCCTGGGCAAGCCGTTCCCGATCCTGCATCTGCGTCTGGCCTGA
- a CDS encoding mechanosensitive ion channel family protein, with protein MDETTIVNVGTEKVSAFMTTVMQYATTFGIKILAAIAFWVVGRWLIGFAVGLVQRSLERQKVDPTVLRYVGSFITVTLNVLLVVGILGYFGIQTTSLAAVIAAVGLAIGMAWSGLLANLAAGGFIIVLRPFKVGDFISAGGVTGTVREIGLFATAINTPDNVMTLVGNNKIFSDTIQNFSHNEFRRVELKAQLSGAADWQAAAALLKERITAIPNVLATPPVDVEILEFNLVGPVLAVRPYCHNDHYWQVYFDTNRVIKEALGTDFPAPMPAQTIIVQQPAP; from the coding sequence ATGGATGAAACAACCATCGTCAATGTGGGGACCGAGAAGGTCAGCGCGTTCATGACGACCGTCATGCAGTACGCCACCACCTTCGGCATCAAGATTCTCGCGGCCATTGCCTTCTGGGTCGTCGGCCGCTGGCTGATCGGCTTCGCCGTCGGGCTGGTGCAGCGATCCCTGGAGCGGCAGAAGGTCGACCCGACCGTGCTGCGCTACGTCGGCTCCTTCATCACCGTGACCCTGAACGTCCTCCTGGTGGTGGGCATCCTCGGCTACTTCGGCATCCAGACCACCAGCCTGGCGGCGGTGATCGCGGCGGTCGGCCTGGCCATCGGCATGGCCTGGTCGGGGTTGCTGGCGAACCTGGCGGCCGGCGGTTTCATCATTGTCCTGCGGCCGTTCAAGGTGGGCGACTTCATCAGCGCCGGCGGCGTGACCGGCACGGTGAGGGAGATCGGCCTGTTCGCCACCGCCATCAACACCCCGGACAACGTGATGACCCTGGTGGGCAACAACAAGATCTTCAGCGACACCATCCAGAACTTCAGCCACAACGAGTTCCGTCGCGTGGAGCTGAAGGCCCAGCTGTCCGGCGCCGCCGACTGGCAGGCCGCCGCGGCCCTGCTCAAGGAGCGCATCACCGCCATCCCCAACGTCCTCGCCACCCCGCCGGTGGACGTGGAAATCCTCGAGTTCAACCTGGTGGGACCGGTGCTGGCGGTGCGCCCCTATTGCCACAACGACCACTACTGGCAGGTGTATTTCGACACCAACCGGGTGATCAAGGAGGCGCTGGGCACCGACTTCCCGGCGCCGATGCCGGCCCAGACCATCATCGTGCAGCAGCCGGCCCCGTAG
- a CDS encoding transglutaminase family protein, with the protein MRAQAHSIAPVQGARYQVLHDTHYRYSAPVSLSQQLVHLWPRDCPWQLCSGRQLLIDPEPTQRQDLLDVFGNPLTRLAFERPHDELQVNARLQVEVLPHVPPDLAASPAWEQVPASLAYTGRALTPLELEACRYRVESPYVRIKRQFAEFASACFPAGRPLLQGTAALMEKIFSEFAFDAEATQVATPLTEVLERRRGVCQDFAHLMLACLRSRGLAARYVSGYLLTQPPPGQPRLVGADASHAWVSVYCPQNGWVDFDPTNNILPNLEHITLAWGRDFSDVSPLRGVILGGGSHDPDVRVTVMPLWELAI; encoded by the coding sequence ATGCGCGCGCAAGCCCACTCCATCGCTCCCGTGCAGGGCGCCCGCTACCAGGTGCTCCACGACACCCACTACCGCTATTCGGCGCCGGTGTCGCTGTCCCAGCAACTGGTGCACTTGTGGCCGCGCGACTGCCCCTGGCAGTTGTGCAGCGGCCGGCAACTGTTGATCGACCCCGAGCCCACCCAGCGCCAGGACCTCCTGGACGTGTTCGGCAACCCATTGACGCGCCTGGCCTTCGAGCGCCCCCACGATGAGCTGCAGGTGAATGCCCGCCTGCAGGTCGAGGTGCTGCCCCACGTCCCGCCGGACCTGGCCGCATCGCCGGCCTGGGAGCAGGTGCCGGCCAGCCTGGCCTACACCGGCCGGGCCCTGACGCCCCTCGAACTGGAAGCCTGCCGCTACCGGGTGGAGTCGCCCTATGTACGGATCAAGCGCCAGTTCGCCGAATTCGCCAGCGCCTGCTTCCCCGCCGGCCGGCCGCTGCTGCAGGGCACGGCGGCGCTGATGGAGAAAATCTTCAGCGAATTCGCCTTCGACGCCGAGGCTACCCAGGTGGCGACGCCCCTTACCGAAGTGTTGGAGCGGCGCCGCGGCGTCTGTCAGGACTTCGCCCACCTCATGCTTGCCTGCCTGCGTTCGCGCGGGCTGGCGGCGCGCTACGTCAGCGGCTACCTGCTGACCCAGCCCCCCCCCGGACAACCGCGCCTGGTCGGCGCCGACGCCTCCCACGCCTGGGTCTCGGTGTATTGCCCGCAGAACGGCTGGGTGGACTTCGATCCCACCAACAACATCCTGCCCAACCTGGAGCACATCACCCTGGCCTGGGGGCGGGATTTCTCGGATGTCTCGCCCCTGCGCGGGGTCATCCTCGGCGGCGGCAGCCACGACCCCGACGTGCGGGTCACCGTCATGCCGCTCTGGGAACTCGCCATCTGA
- a CDS encoding circularly permuted type 2 ATP-grasp protein, with translation MSELLAHYPLTATAYHELMDADGQVRPHWQRLFQQLERSNPAQMRQRQELLVRQIQENGVTYNVYADPKGTDRPWELDLLPNLLSAEEWQPIAAGVAQRARLLNAVLADLYGEQHLLAEGLLPSELVYGHPNFLWPCQGLRPAGGIFLHSYAADLARDADGRWHVLADRTQAPSGAGYTLENRQIVSRALPELYRDLRVQYLAGYFRTLQETLIRQAPSDGETPLVVLLTPGRFNETYFEHLYLARQLGFPLVEGHDLTVRDATLYLKTLGGLKRVHAVLRRLDDDYCDPLELRTDSALGVPGLLDAVRRGRVLVANALGSGVLESPGLLGFLPRVSQRLLGEELLLPTVGTWWCGTGQGVGKSLEELAGLVIKPAFPSQSFEPLFGHALEDGALLALRKRLQAHPHAYVAQRMAQLSQAPVWQDGADGGELHSRAIGMRVFAVAGSDGRYWVMPGGLTRVASAADAEVVSMQRGGASKDTWVLADRPVVGEPLRPRTLGARDLIRQDPYLPSRVVENLYWFGRYGERCDDGARLLRVVLSRYVDADGDEPALQSALQLAQAVGLVPRGSEPLEQRLLAALLDDEWPSSVSANLRRLHWTAAQVRGRLSQENWHAVQELHREAQALDPKRTDLGEALEFLSRLLMSLAALSGFALDDMTRDDGWRFLMIGRRIERVQFYADAIAGFLEGDAAWDSIGLEWLLELGNSTITYRSRYLASPQLIPVLDLLLLHDQNPHALRFQLQALERSLGHLQQEFGAPQELALSGLIGRLLAFDLATLEDPLFGAESLAEVLAGLAGLLREIAQNVGQVSDRLGLRYFAHVDDVSQQTVST, from the coding sequence ATGTCCGAGCTGCTAGCCCATTACCCCCTGACCGCCACGGCCTACCACGAACTGATGGATGCTGACGGCCAGGTACGGCCGCATTGGCAACGCCTGTTCCAGCAACTGGAGCGCAGCAACCCGGCGCAGATGCGCCAGCGCCAGGAGCTGCTGGTGCGGCAGATCCAGGAAAATGGTGTCACCTACAACGTCTATGCCGACCCCAAGGGCACCGACCGCCCTTGGGAGCTGGACCTGTTGCCCAACCTGCTATCGGCCGAGGAGTGGCAACCCATCGCCGCCGGCGTGGCCCAGCGAGCGCGCTTGCTCAACGCGGTGCTCGCCGACCTCTATGGCGAGCAGCACCTGCTGGCCGAAGGGCTGTTGCCCAGCGAACTGGTCTACGGCCATCCGAACTTTCTCTGGCCCTGCCAGGGCCTGCGCCCGGCCGGCGGCATCTTCCTGCACAGCTACGCGGCGGACCTGGCCCGCGATGCCGACGGCCGCTGGCATGTGCTGGCCGACCGCACCCAGGCGCCGTCCGGCGCCGGCTATACCCTGGAAAACCGGCAGATCGTCTCCCGCGCCCTGCCGGAGCTCTACCGCGACCTGCGGGTGCAGTACCTGGCCGGCTATTTCCGCACCCTGCAGGAAACCCTGATCCGCCAGGCCCCCAGCGATGGCGAGACGCCGCTGGTGGTGCTGCTGACGCCGGGGCGCTTCAACGAAACCTATTTCGAGCACCTCTACCTGGCCCGCCAGCTCGGCTTCCCGCTGGTGGAAGGTCACGACCTGACGGTGCGCGACGCCACCCTCTACCTCAAGACCCTGGGCGGATTGAAGCGCGTCCACGCCGTGCTGCGCCGCCTCGACGACGACTACTGCGACCCCCTGGAGCTGCGCACCGACTCGGCCCTGGGCGTGCCCGGCCTGCTGGATGCTGTGCGTCGGGGCCGGGTGCTGGTGGCCAACGCCCTGGGCAGCGGCGTGCTGGAGTCGCCGGGCCTGCTCGGTTTCCTGCCACGGGTCAGCCAGCGCCTGCTGGGCGAGGAACTGCTGCTGCCCACCGTCGGCACCTGGTGGTGTGGCACCGGGCAGGGGGTGGGCAAGTCCCTGGAAGAGCTGGCCGGGCTGGTGATCAAACCGGCCTTTCCCAGCCAGAGCTTCGAACCGCTGTTCGGCCATGCCCTGGAAGATGGCGCGCTGCTGGCCCTGCGCAAACGCCTGCAGGCTCATCCCCATGCCTATGTCGCCCAGCGCATGGCGCAGCTGTCCCAGGCGCCGGTGTGGCAGGACGGCGCGGACGGCGGCGAACTGCATTCGCGGGCCATCGGCATGCGCGTGTTCGCCGTGGCTGGCAGCGACGGGCGCTACTGGGTGATGCCCGGCGGACTGACGCGGGTCGCTTCGGCGGCGGATGCCGAAGTGGTGTCCATGCAGCGCGGCGGGGCGAGCAAGGACACCTGGGTGCTGGCCGACCGCCCGGTGGTGGGCGAGCCGCTGCGCCCGCGCACCCTCGGCGCGCGCGACCTGATCCGCCAGGACCCCTACCTGCCATCGCGGGTGGTGGAGAACCTCTACTGGTTCGGCCGTTACGGCGAGCGTTGCGATGACGGCGCCCGCCTGTTGCGGGTGGTGCTGTCGCGCTACGTGGATGCCGACGGCGACGAGCCGGCGCTGCAATCGGCGCTGCAGCTGGCCCAGGCCGTCGGCCTGGTGCCGCGCGGCAGCGAGCCGCTGGAACAGCGCCTGCTGGCGGCGCTGCTGGACGACGAGTGGCCCAGCAGCGTCAGCGCCAACCTGCGCCGTCTGCACTGGACGGCGGCCCAGGTGCGCGGGCGCCTGTCGCAGGAAAACTGGCACGCGGTACAGGAACTGCACCGCGAGGCGCAGGCCCTGGACCCGAAGCGCACCGATCTGGGCGAGGCCCTGGAATTCCTCAGCCGCCTGCTGATGTCCCTGGCCGCGCTGTCTGGCTTCGCCCTGGACGACATGACCCGCGACGACGGCTGGCGCTTCCTGATGATCGGCCGGCGCATCGAACGGGTGCAGTTCTACGCCGATGCCATCGCCGGCTTCCTCGAAGGCGATGCCGCCTGGGACTCGATTGGCCTGGAGTGGCTGCTGGAGCTGGGCAACAGCACCATCACCTACCGGTCGCGCTACCTGGCGTCGCCGCAACTGATCCCGGTGCTCGACCTGCTCCTGCTGCACGACCAGAACCCCCATGCCCTGCGCTTCCAGTTGCAGGCCCTGGAGCGTTCCCTCGGCCACCTGCAACAGGAATTCGGCGCGCCCCAGGAGCTGGCCCTGAGCGGGCTGATCGGGCGCCTGCTGGCCTTCGACCTGGCCACCCTGGAAGACCCGCTGTTCGGCGCCGAAAGCCTGGCCGAGGTCCTGGCCGGGCTGGCCGGACTGCTGCGGGAAATCGCACAGAACGTCGGACAAGTCTCCGACCGCCTCGGATTGCGCTATTTTGCCCACGTCGACGACGTCAGCCAGCAAACGGTATCCACCTGA